The following are encoded together in the Panicum virgatum strain AP13 chromosome 6K, P.virgatum_v5, whole genome shotgun sequence genome:
- the LOC120712354 gene encoding uncharacterized protein LOC120712354: MALLSDDAEFYLQVGALWVLSATVAITILRGWIRGHGFHPNTSHLFVLGHSLVLAQDALRLLLVHGNIPKPYRCRRCPGDASVPAVWDCILLATVYSRDLASPCCWSWVCRSWGMFGGKGCHHVRVFLKGGVSVKLEPSLSRF, from the exons ATGGCGCTCCTCTCCGACGACGCCGAGTTCTACCTCCAGGTCGGCGCTCTTTGGGTGCTCTCCGCCACCGTCGCCATCACGATCCTCAGGGGCTGGATCCGCGGCCACGGCTTCCACCCAAACACGTCCCACCTCTTCGTGCTGGGCCACAGCTTGGTGCTCGCCCAGGACGCcctccggctgctcctggtCCACGGGAACATCCCCAAG CCCTACCGGTGCAGACGATGCCCCGGAGACGCCAGCGTGCCGGCAGTCTGGGACTGCATTCTTCTGGCGACAGTGTACAGCCGGGATCTCGCTTCACCATGCTGCTGGTCGTGGGTGTGTCGTTCCTGGGGGATGTTTGGGGGGAAAGGATGCCACCACGTCCGAGTGTTCCTGAAAGGAGGGGTCTCAGTAAAGTTGGAGCCATCATTATCGAGATTTTAA